The DNA region cgatttgtatgaAATTgcaccacatatccttagaactacgtacaaattcaactctatccgtttttcggataAACACTATCCACCAAGGCCTGAATAAATGATAAAATTGATCGCCTAAATTACACCGGATCATATCAACTTATAAAGTTACAATAGTTAAGTAATTTAATGATGTAAAACTATTTGAATAACCCTGGTTAAGTAAGAAAAATCTATAGGTAAACACATCAGTTATCTATTGAAATGAGCCATATAAATGTGCTGGTTATGACATGGCAAGGAGTCAGCAGCAAACCACCTTGCTTAAAACTTCAACTGTCTGCAGCAAATAATTGGCAGCTTGTGACACAACATAGTACAAACTTTGTCATAAACCTCGTACCTTTTAAGTATAATATAGTAATAATTAACTATGTaatgaagtttaaaaaaaaacataaggtTAGTAATCTAGCACCACATTAAAAGTGACATGAGAATTAGtaaaacacatatatatatatttttcataggGAGTAGGTTGTGGAAATGCGATATTCTAATGTGatgttaaataaaaataaagatgcaGAGCATTTTAgttaaacaaaaacaaataaacaaatattacatccgttcacttttacttgatatatatactaaaattagattttcatatttacttgtcactttacgcatatcaagagaacgataatttttttttctgttatacccacaatatttattactcatttcaaattattttctcaaatccaataaaatatgcatcaattaatatgagtatcatgataaattatgcacttcatttattatttcttaagggacgtaaaaagtcaaaacgtgacaagtaaaagtgaacggaggagTAAATGGCTAGGTATTGCAGTCAAAAAGCCTTGCTCATCAACTAATGGACAATTTTCCCCTATTTCACATCTCAATCTTAACGAAACAAGGCATATACAATTAGCATAAACAAGTTAGAGGAATGTACTCAACAAATATATGCAGGGCTTGCACTAATTTTATATTTGTTCTGAAAACCATATATTGAATTGAGGATGTAATATCAGTTTGAAATTTCACCGTAAGATCTTGCACCACTATGCTTTCATGGGTAATAACAGCATTACTTACAGaagaatagaaaagaaagacCCAACTTTCTTATTACCCATAACTTATACATTTGAACCAACCAATAACAATAAGAATTCAAGCATTTAACAGAAAATTTAAGATTTACCAAACCAACTTTTCAAAATTGCTTCTTCATGTTCAACTCACAGTTTCATGCCTGCGAAGTTCTAAGTTGCTGCTTCAAATTTTCAACGGGGAGCTGAGAAGAAGTTTCTTTAAAGCTAACTGCAGGCGCCGATGTCATTGTTTGATATTGAGCAGCCATTTGGGGAGAAGGAGGCTGAGTGTAGTACATCTTTGTATGCGTAGGATCAGCAAAATCGTATGCATAACTGGCAGTAGTGGCTGAAGTAGGAGGAATTGACTGAGAAGGGTGATGAATTTGAGAGTAGGCCATATACTGTGGCTGATGCTGATGCTGGCCCGAAGTGATCTGAACAAATTGTGGAGCCGCTGCACCCGCACCTGCAGTTCTGTATGTACCAGCAACTGTTTCAGGTTTAGATGTCAGAGGATTTCTAGCTGGATTGTAAGCTGCGGTGTGAGTGACCATAATAGGAGGTGTTTGGGGACGAGCAGAAGGGACTGTTTGAGAAGGCTCAGTATAATTTGTTTGTTGCAACGGCAAACTGTAACCTTGGGAAGGTTTTGCAGGAATAAAGTAAACGGGACACTGGTGCTCGAGAGCAGGGTGTTGTTGAGGATGAGTTTGGTGCTGTGAAGGGTATATAGGATAATAAGACGCCATCTGCACAGGGCCGGAAGGCGTATGCTGCATATACTGCCCCATATGAACAAACTGTTGAGTTTGATGCATTTGCTGTTGCTGAGCATATTGTACTGGCAATGCATATCCAGTATCCTGAACTTGCTGTTTTACCTGAGCCCTTCCAATCGAATCGCTCATCTTCGGATCAACTGAATTACCAGAAATCCTACCACTCCCCGACTGGAATTGAACCCCTGGTTCTTGATAAAAGAAATGCCTTTGCCTAGACAATGGATTTGTCACACTACCCTCACTGCACCAAATTGAATCAAGATCCTAATTTTAGCACTAATAAAAAGGATCACAAAACACATTTGTCAAGCAATTAGTACGGTTTGTTTCAACAAACatatattttaagaattaattataCGCACTGCCACGGTAATTTAACCTGTTAGAACAAGTTAGTTAAGATTTCTTCTAGATTATCAATCAATGCTATTACTGTCAAGTAAAATTACCTGCAATTACCTTTTAAGTAACATTTACTATTTTTCTACACCGTCCATGCATTAAAGTAAAGATCTTTTAGATAATTTACCTTGAGACTGAATCAGGGGAAGGCAAATCAGATGGAATAACAAGCTTTGGTTGCAACTGCGGaggctgctgttgctgttgcacGCCGGAAAAAACCGTCGCCGGCACTAAAACAGCCGGTGCCGGCGGCGAAGATAAATCCACAAATCCTCCTTCCTCATGCTTCTGCTTCACTACCCCAAGAGTCATCTGTGAAAATTGATCCTCAAAAATTCCACCTTTTTGATTCTCCTCAACATGAACCTTTATCGGCGGCAAATTCAAAGAAGACATCGACCCAAAAGACGACGTCGTTTCAACCATCGGAGAATCCGGCACCGATTGAATAACATCCTGCGCACTAACCGTAAcattatttccaccatttttcacCTCTAATTGTGCCTCCACGTCATCTTTGACATTTTCCACGTCATCATCCAAACCCAAAAGGTAATTTACAGACGAAGTTTCAGAAAACACCGTAGCAGAACTCGCACCATTTAAAACATTAACGAACCAATCATCGGATTTCGTTAAACTTTCTCTAACCATTCCAATTGTCTTCGATTTAATTAAATTTTCTCGAACCATTTCAACTGTATCAGTTTTGCTCGGAAATAAAAACAAACGAAGTCGAGCGACTTTAGAAGATGATGAATTATTCATATTCATACGGTCGTATTCGTCGATCATGTTTTCGAGGTCTTCATCCGAAGTAACGGAGATAAGTGAATCAAGGTCTTCATTTTGAAGCTGATACTTTAAACAAAAGGGATGGCCGCCGAGTAGGGTTTTAGAGAGCTTAGCAGAAAGGTCGGCGAGGGAGGTGTTACGGTCGGCGGCGAAAATGCGGGTTTCTCCGCCGACGTAGCAGAGAGATTTGTCGTGGGGACGAGGGAATATGTGTCCGCCGTAGCTGCACATTAGTCGGAGCTTACCGCCGACAGCGGAAGCGGAGTGTGGCGGCTTCTCGTCCCAGGATTCTGTGTGGCGGGATCGCGGCGAGGAATCTGCTGAGTCAGCATAATTAACGTTTCCCGACGGCGGCACGGCGGCTGTTGTGGAAGTTGGGCCGCCGGAAAACGGTGGAGGGTCCATTAGGAAAGAGAGTGGAAAAAAGTGAGAGAAAAAGATTTGTTTTGCCAGAGAAGGATGTTTTTTCTTATAGTTCTCCAGCTGTTTCGCTaaaattaaatagtataaaaataattaaagagaTTAAAAAGGATTTTATATTGATTGTAGTACTGTCCTTATAATATCTAGACAAATAAATGTACTTATGTTTGAGGGCCCCGCTGTATATTTTTTCTCTTTGGACCCCACCCTAAGGGGCCTACTCTTTCTAGTCTCCAAAATGGCACAGAGACAACTTGCAAGTTGAGATTTGAGGTTGTACCTCAATAGTTAAAAGAATGcaaattataaatattaagaaaagaaaaaaatttgtgTAAAAACTTACTCCATCTTTCTCGTAGGAATagttactaaaaatagttgtctcaaattatttatcattttagaatTATTTCAAAAGTTCaagataaaattaatttttttttacctatagtaataattgttcttgaagatagaaataacacataaataaaataaatattcaataaagagatattatatcttaagatataaatAAGGATAGAATAGTCTAATCCATTTCTCAATTAATATTTCTTAAGGGGTGTGTAAAAGAGAAACGCGACACATAATATGAGACGGAAGGAGTAATATATGTTTATGCGATGAATGAGATTCCTCCATTATTAATTAAAAGTTTCGGAATTAAATCGTTTGAATAGATAATCCATTATACTCTCTCTGTTCGCTTTTAATTGTTTACTTTGCATTTTTCACGCCCCTCAAGAAACAATAATTGTAGTATATATTTTACCTTATAACCCTTCGTAATGATAGCATTCAAAGAGTATTGGgaaataattttggaaaagagtaattaatgataagggtaaaacaagaaaaaaaaagtttgtctttctcttgatttgctaaaataggcaagtaaaaatgaaaatgtatttttagtatagtggacaagtaaaagtaaatGGAGGGAGTAGTTTCTAGGAAGTGTCTCCCTTTTAATAGGCCCTGTATGGTACGGTATTACTTTGTCCagtccactttaattgatttttagctattttcacacatattaagaaattcaccttttaacattaattaacaatgaaattgatcatattaaccttaatttgttcataAAAATATAAGCAGATACTTCAAGATTCTTTACTTTAAGGGCAACTTTGGAAAAGGAAAGTTAATTCtttcttgatatctgaaaaaattaaatattgtggaccgcaaaaaggtcaaaaaatcaattaaagtggaccggaggAAATAGATAGTAAGTTTGGATATTAGAAAATTGTACAAGTGTAATTTAATTGGTTGTACACAACTTATCGCGTTATTTTCTAGTTATTTATCAGGTTGCATCAGGTTTGAATTGCACGACTCGTGACTTCGGGACGTTAATCTTCTTTAagagaaatgtatatttttaaccACTCTAAAAGTAGGCAgcctataatatatatatatatatatatatatatatatatatatatatatatatacataatttatacaATCTTTTTGTTATCGAATAATTAGTTTCAGCCGATCgaccaattttatattttgccccATCTTTAACTAGTAGATACTAGATAGGACTTGAAGGGCATCTTCAGAATCAACTGCTGTATGGACCCACTACGGATAGTAACGAACATTACCTAATTATGCTCTCAACTGTGGATGTTTTATATatttcatttttctgaagatAAAGAACTTCTTTAATATAGAGTTAGACTTTAGGCTTCTACTTAAAAAGATCTAAGTTATTGACAGGGGGACCGTTTGTGTTTAATTATTTGCGATGTTTTTTATCAAATTATCTTACTAAATATAATTGTTGTTTGAACACATATTACTACTATATAAAAAGATAGTCCGATGCACAAAACATCTCACGTTCATGCAGGATTCGGAGAAGAGTCACACCCCAAGAGGGTATGATGTAATTAGTAGCCTACCGTAATCCAAGCATTAATAACTGATTTCACGGTTCGAAcctgtgatatatatatatatattagacaAACATAGCTCCTTGGTATACAAACATCACACACAAGGAATGATCTCCATTCACATCCTGAAATTTATTGACAGTGATGACTCATGAGTTTAGTTCTTGAAACACTACTCTTCACCCCCGTAAAAAGGCAGCCCAGTGTAATAAGCTatcgctatgcgcggggtccaggAAGGACCGGATCATAATGATCTATTTTACGCAATTCTTCACCACCATAAAAAGGACAGAGCGGTGCACTAAGCTCCATGTATAGGGTAAGATATGATACGACATGTGGCTGACTAAAAGGAGGACGCGTGAAATCCAAGATGAGATGGCTGAGGACCGAACGCAGCCACTCCGCTTGTCACCAGAAatgataacgttcataaaggtgtattaaatgctttgcgcccagtagcatttactaaggaatattctacagcattaagagcgacgatccgttacagagaatttggcatttatgttcaccgttacatcttcatcaatgaccctcataattggcattaaaggagggcatgatcctaggacctttttTCCTAggcataactataaatagtgagctcagttaccaTTATAAGGGACACACGAATTTTCTCGCAAAAACATATAATCCctctgtttcaaattagatgaggagctttcctttttagtctgttccaaaataaatgacacatttctaaatttgaaaataattcaactttaaactattCATTTtgcccattttacccttaatgagaagtttttataaccacacaaatgtcatgactccacaaagtttttaccccttaagcttttaagaccacaagttttaaaagtcttcttatttttcttaaactctgtgccgagTCAAagcacctcatctaaattgaaacggagggagtactatattctatacaaagctttatacaatttcaccttcttgctttttgatctcatcattgcagTGTTAGGAAACCGTGTTCACAGAATCAGCACTTTATTATTtcatctacattctaaggctaagtattgtgtatttcttcgattattatattatttcagaatcaaattaattcacttgtctagaaacttcgtataaatttaactgtatcgttttatgggtaaacagcgacgcccaccatggggcctagacagtcgtgcaattaaattgatccttaccttttttactaacgtgttttgactATTTTGCCTTAGAAAAAATCgcaaaaatggcagataacactgttaacgaTGCACACAATCCtgaaattcgaggggatcagcctcattttgaggactcaatcagtgacaccGCAATGAGGGGAATGACGCCACGCCGGTGCATGACAGACGGTACCCTCGACAGGTTCGGGAGACAACTTCCGATGATGCTGACGAGGAGCAAGTAGCGGATGCTGTGAGGATCCTGCAAGAGCAACATGCAATCATTCTAGGACGTCTCACACGCCATGATCAGGTTATGACAGAACTGAAGCAGGCGCTATCAGGGGCTTCGAATAATGCAAACATGCGTGATCTGATTCCTCCCATTGTTCCCGCAGACCAAACAACGCAAAaagtcgacaacaacactcccaggggtgAAGTTAGCTCCGATGGGGCTAGGGGGAGTAGATCAGGTCTTAACAACGAGAACGATTCATTCAAAGATGAGATTTTACGGTTCATGAGGGAAGTAAATGCCTGCATGGATCAAATCTCGGGTgcaccaccagtattgaaaggcccgAACTCGAAGAAGTATATTCAATTACCGTACAAGCCAAGTGCGACACCAGAACTAATCCTGAAGCATTTCAAAATGCCTAAAGTTCCcaagtatgatggaacttcagacccacagtaacatattaccacctacacaacgccaattaaaggaaatgatctagctcctcacgaaattgaatctgtgttgctaaagaaattcaGCGAacctctcacgaggggagccctAACGTGGTATTTATTTCttcccgagcattccatagatttctttgagatgctcgcggattctttcattaaagctcatgccggggccagaaaggtacaagcccggaaggccgacatattcagaattgcacAAGGAGAATCTGAATTGTTATGAGAGTTTGTTACCcgattccagaaagaaagaatgttgctcccaaccgtcccggatgaatgggcagctgaagcattcaccaaaggattgaatccgagaagttcagaCGCTTCTCGGAAGCTGAAGGAGAGCCTGCTTGATTCAAGCAACAACCTGGGCAGATGTTCACAACTGGtatgagtcaaagataaggatcgaagatgaccaggtcggttctacatcatcggccaaaggacgggagaagaacatagaaaaatcaaaagatgactACGACATGGATAGGCGGACTTCGAGGGGTCAATTTTTTCCCTACAAGAGTACCGAAGGCCATGGctacacgagatgaaagttgtaccttcgacgtatcaccaattgctgaagtttccaacgCCCGAAGGAATCAAGAAGATAAGAGGTGACTAACCGGCAACGAAGAAGATGAATGCAGtctcagtttccagtagcaaagggaaggagcgcaagacatagcaattacaggaaccgacgcCTACTCCCAAGTTAGAAGAGGTTATTCCAGGGGTAGAGTCATCAGAGCAAtatcaggtgccgagatatttctAATTTCCAGAAGAGACGGACGCAACAAAATTCACGGCAGAGGAACTAGAGCAAGTGGCATTGTTCGAGGAATTCATAGAAAGAAAATTTCACTTGGGAACATCACTGCACCCTGAGCTCAGGTctggttttattgaattccttaaagtTAACGCTGATTGTTTTACATGGTCGCATGAGGATATGATAGGTATCCTGAAGGAAATAGCCGTGCACAAGCTGATTTTGGATCCCAACGTACCACTGGTATGATAGAAGAAACGCCCTATTGCCGAGGCCAGGAATAAATtagtcaaagaagaggtaacccgcttgcTTAAAATCGGTTCGGTCAGAGAGGTAAGATATCTAGACTGGCTAGCCAatatagtagtagttcctaagaagaacaataaatttcgtatatctgtagactataaagatcttaataaggcgtgcccgaaagatttgtttccactgccaaatatcgatcaaatgattgatgccgcGACcaggcacgagttaatgagtttccttgatgcttatttCGGGTATAAcaaaattaagatgaacccggaagatcaggaaaagccttcgtttataacaaattttggtacatattgttacaatgtaatgcccttcgggttgaaaaatatcggagccacttatcaacgactTGTAAATAAGATATTTGAAAAGTAAATAGGAAAGACCATGgaggtttatatagacgatatgctcgttaagtctttgaatgcatgtgaccaccttaagcatttgcaagaaatatTCGATGTCATGAGGAAGCATAACATAAAACTTAACCCCGAAAAGTGCGCGTTCAGTAAGTTCCAGGCAtttctggtctcacaaaggggaattgaggtaagccccaataaaatcaaggccatagacgaCATCCTCGACCAATTATCAAACGTGAAAGAAGTCCAAAGACTCATAGGAAGGttagcagctttgagcaggttcattttcCGATCGTCGAAAAAATGTCATCGCTTTTTTAcattactcaaaaagaagaacaatttcgaatGGACGCCGGAGTGCTAGCAGGCTTTGAGGGACCTTAAGAAGTACTTATCAAGCTCTCCATTGCTCTCTAAACCAAAAGAAGGCAAAACATTGCTAGTCTACCTCGCAATTTCaaaagttgcggtaagtgcgatTTTAGTCCGAGACTGCTGCCTCTGGCAAAcaaggaggcagtaatggtgtcagaatcgacatcaggggtttggaccttatttacggacggaGCCTCAAACTTAAAAGGGTCCGGGATCGAAAAAGTTTTAGtcacgccttcgggggaaaccttaaggcaagtCGTCAGCACGATCCCTTTAACTAATAATGAaacagagtatgaagctttgattgcagggctcgaattggcccggggacttgattccgaggttattgaaatcaaatgtgactcacagctggtggtaaatcaggtttacgggatctttgataccaaagaacAACGTATgtaacaatacgtggtaaaggtccaTGCTCTTTTGGCACGATTCCGTGAATGGTCAATCACTCATATTCCGAGAGAGGATAATGCAGAAGCGGATGCATtagcaaacttaggttcatcgaCGAAAATAAAGGGATCGGAGTCCGAAACGGTGGTACAACTGATGAGCTCAGTCCTTGATACAAATGGTTACTATGAGATGAATTCGGCTAGTCTGGTCTGGGACTAGAGAAACGAAATAATCAACTACCTCGAGCACGGAAAGTTGCCCGATAATCCCAAAGCATCGTGGGCGTTACGCACCAAAGCTGCACGTTATAGCTTCAGgaaaggccaattgtatagaaaatcttttCAAGGCCAGTTGGCCCGGTGTTTAAGAGCGTCAGGAGCtgactatgtcatgagagaaatcCATGAAAGGATATGCGGCAATCATTCAGGCGCAGAGTCTCTTGTGCTGAAATTGGTACgggcgggatattattggccctgcatggaacaagacgccaaagatttcgtacgaaaatgtgataagtgccaacgctacgcatcactagtacatcaaccggcagaacccttacattcggttctgtccctatggccgttcatgaaatgggggatggacatcgtcggaccgctgccaccggctcccggaaaggtaaggtttcttttaattttgactgattatttttctaaatgggtggaagcaggttctTACCAGAAGATCGGAGAACGCGAAGTAGTTTATTtcctgtgggaaaatataatttgcaggttcagaataccaaaagagatatcATGCGACAATAGGCCACAATTTATCGGTGCAAAGgttacaaagttcctcgaagacttaaaattaaatagaatCACATTTTCGCCTTATCATCCGAGCACAAACGGTCAAGCGGAGTCGACAAACAAAGTgatcattcaaaacctcaagaaaaggttggaatcagcaaaaggcaaatggcccggAGAGTTGCccggagttctatgggcctaccgaacaacggccaaatcaAGTACGAGAGAAACTCCTTTTCCCCTAGTGTACGGTTCTGAAGCCCTA from Nicotiana tabacum cultivar K326 chromosome 24, ASM71507v2, whole genome shotgun sequence includes:
- the LOC107800986 gene encoding uncharacterized protein LOC107800986 yields the protein MDPPPFSGGPTSTTAAVPPSGNVNYADSADSSPRSRHTESWDEKPPHSASAVGGKLRLMCSYGGHIFPRPHDKSLCYVGGETRIFAADRNTSLADLSAKLSKTLLGGHPFCLKYQLQNEDLDSLISVTSDEDLENMIDEYDRMNMNNSSSSKVARLRLFLFPSKTDTVEMVRENLIKSKTIGMVRESLTKSDDWFVNVLNGASSATVFSETSSVNYLLGLDDDVENVKDDVEAQLEVKNGGNNVTVSAQDVIQSVPDSPMVETTSSFGSMSSLNLPPIKVHVEENQKGGIFEDQFSQMTLGVVKQKHEEGGFVDLSSPPAPAVLVPATVFSGVQQQQQPPQLQPKLVIPSDLPSPDSVSSEGSVTNPLSRQRHFFYQEPGVQFQSGSGRISGNSVDPKMSDSIGRAQVKQQVQDTGYALPVQYAQQQQMHQTQQFVHMGQYMQHTPSGPVQMASYYPIYPSQHQTHPQQHPALEHQCPVYFIPAKPSQGYSLPLQQTNYTEPSQTVPSARPQTPPIMVTHTAAYNPARNPLTSKPETVAGTYRTAGAGAAAPQFVQITSGQHQHQPQYMAYSQIHHPSQSIPPTSATTASYAYDFADPTHTKMYYTQPPSPQMAAQYQTMTSAPAVSFKETSSQLPVENLKQQLRTSQA